A genomic segment from Cygnus atratus isolate AKBS03 ecotype Queensland, Australia chromosome Z, CAtr_DNAZoo_HiC_assembly, whole genome shotgun sequence encodes:
- the DIMT1 gene encoding probable dimethyladenosine transferase isoform X1, with amino-acid sequence MPKARAGKRPRRERPEGKAPGILFNTGAGQHILKNPLVVNSIIEKAALRRTDVILEVGPGTGNLTVKMLEKVKKVIACEIDPRLVGELQKRVQGTCLANKLEIKVGDVLKTELPFFDACVANLPYQISSPFVFKLLLHRPFFRCAILMFQREFALRLVAKPGTKLYCRLSINTQLLARVDHLMKVGKNNFRPPPKVESSVVRIEPKNPPPPINFQEWDGLVRIAFVRKNKTLSAAFKSSAVEQLLDHNYRIHCSLHNREIPENFKIAEKIQTVLKDTGFSEKRARSMDIDDFIRLLHGFNSEGIHFS; translated from the exons atgccCAAGGCGCGGGCCGGGAAGCGGCCGCGGCGGGAGCGGCCCGAGGGGAAGGCTCCCG GGATCCTCTTCAACACCGGCGCCGGGCAGCACATCCTGAAGAACCCGCTCGTCGTCAACAGCATCATCGAGAAG gCTGCCTTACGACGTACAGATGTCATTCTGGAAGTCGGCCCTGGAACTGGTAACCTGACAGTAAAAATGctagagaaagtaaaaaaa gttATTGCCTGTGAAATTGACCCTAGACTTGTGGGTGAACTTCAGAAGAGAGTCCAGGGCAC GTGTCTGGCAAACAAACTCGAAATCAAGGTTGGAGACGTCTTGAAAACAGAGTTACCATTCTTTGATGCATGTGTAGCTAACTTACCTTACCAG ATTTCCTCACCATTTGTTTTCAAGTTGTTACTTCATAGACCTTTTTTCAG GTGTGCAATACTTATGTTTCAAAGGGAATTTGCACTTCGTTTGGTTGCAAAACCAGGAACTAAGCTATACTGCAGACTTTCTATTAATACTCAGTTATTAGCTCGAGTGGACCATCTGATGAAG GTTGGAAAGAACAACTTCAGGCCTCCTCCCAAAGTGGAATCCAGTGTTGTCAGAATAGAGCCAAAGAACCCGCCACCACCTATCAACTTTCAG GAATGGGATGGTCTGGTAAGGATAGCCTTTGTTAGGAAAAACAAGACACTCTCTGCAGCCTTTAA GTCCAGTGCTGTAGAGCAGTTGCTGGATCATAATTACCGAATTCATTGTTCCTTACATAATAGA GAAATACCTGAAAACTTCAAAATTGCGGAGAAAATACAGACAGTCCTAAAAGATACAGGTTTCTCTGAAAAACGAGCTCGTTCAATGGATATAGATGACTTCATTAG aCTGTTGCACGGCTTCAATTCAGAAGGCATCCATTTCTCATAG
- the DIMT1 gene encoding probable dimethyladenosine transferase isoform X2: protein MKPSGWALRCPDLQRNEELGLLYTALPLGILFNTGAGQHILKNPLVVNSIIEKAALRRTDVILEVGPGTGNLTVKMLEKVKKVIACEIDPRLVGELQKRVQGTCLANKLEIKVGDVLKTELPFFDACVANLPYQISSPFVFKLLLHRPFFRCAILMFQREFALRLVAKPGTKLYCRLSINTQLLARVDHLMKVGKNNFRPPPKVESSVVRIEPKNPPPPINFQEWDGLVRIAFVRKNKTLSAAFKSSAVEQLLDHNYRIHCSLHNREIPENFKIAEKIQTVLKDTGFSEKRARSMDIDDFIRLLHGFNSEGIHFS from the exons GGATCCTCTTCAACACCGGCGCCGGGCAGCACATCCTGAAGAACCCGCTCGTCGTCAACAGCATCATCGAGAAG gCTGCCTTACGACGTACAGATGTCATTCTGGAAGTCGGCCCTGGAACTGGTAACCTGACAGTAAAAATGctagagaaagtaaaaaaa gttATTGCCTGTGAAATTGACCCTAGACTTGTGGGTGAACTTCAGAAGAGAGTCCAGGGCAC GTGTCTGGCAAACAAACTCGAAATCAAGGTTGGAGACGTCTTGAAAACAGAGTTACCATTCTTTGATGCATGTGTAGCTAACTTACCTTACCAG ATTTCCTCACCATTTGTTTTCAAGTTGTTACTTCATAGACCTTTTTTCAG GTGTGCAATACTTATGTTTCAAAGGGAATTTGCACTTCGTTTGGTTGCAAAACCAGGAACTAAGCTATACTGCAGACTTTCTATTAATACTCAGTTATTAGCTCGAGTGGACCATCTGATGAAG GTTGGAAAGAACAACTTCAGGCCTCCTCCCAAAGTGGAATCCAGTGTTGTCAGAATAGAGCCAAAGAACCCGCCACCACCTATCAACTTTCAG GAATGGGATGGTCTGGTAAGGATAGCCTTTGTTAGGAAAAACAAGACACTCTCTGCAGCCTTTAA GTCCAGTGCTGTAGAGCAGTTGCTGGATCATAATTACCGAATTCATTGTTCCTTACATAATAGA GAAATACCTGAAAACTTCAAAATTGCGGAGAAAATACAGACAGTCCTAAAAGATACAGGTTTCTCTGAAAAACGAGCTCGTTCAATGGATATAGATGACTTCATTAG aCTGTTGCACGGCTTCAATTCAGAAGGCATCCATTTCTCATAG